In Xenopus tropicalis strain Nigerian chromosome 5, UCB_Xtro_10.0, whole genome shotgun sequence, one genomic interval encodes:
- the t2r8 gene encoding bitter taste receptor 8 (The RefSeq protein has 3 substitutions compared to this genomic sequence), with amino-acid sequence MADGEWVAIGWALLVLLGTSFLAGAAINIFIVAVNLADWLKRRQLSDLDKVLTCIGVSRLGLQITTTMTVYGVIFFQMDLLYEAKTVSEALRSLELFFNYSSTWVTTLLSFFYLVKIANFHHPAFVLLKERISQLLTALVISCLVFALINTLLLTLWPPHINGLLGNSTHDLHENVTASQSDRRVFVYLFVAGKLLPFAISAVSLTLLLVSLSLHIRQMRDSSHSSPNLDKYYTAIKSMIFCFLIYSMHIGIGFAGLPYSFSMNIIWIQIMKNLFPTLHSLFLIVGTVKLRRQFWSITQRAANCFSRGSSMELTETIPP; translated from the coding sequence ATGGCAGACGGAGAATGGGTTGCCATTGGCTGGGCCCTTCTCGTCCTACTGGGAACCAGTTTTCTGGCTGGGGCAGCAATTAATATATTCATTGTGGCCGTGAATCTCGCTGACTGGTTGAAGAGAAGGCAACTTAGTGATCTGGACAAAGTTCTGACCTGTATTGGGGTCTCCAGACTGGGCCTTCAGATTACGACCACCATGACTGTCTATGGGGTCATTTTCTTTCAGATGGATTTACTGTACGAAGCCAGAACGGTCTCAGAAGCTCTCAGGTCCCTTGAGTTGTTCTTCAACTACTCCAGCACTTGGGTCACAACGTTACTCTCTTTCTTCTACTTGGTGAAAATCGCCAACTTCCACCACCCGGCGTTTGTCCTCCTCAAAGAGAGAATTTCTCAACTCCTGACGGCTCTGGTTATTTCTTGCTTAGTCTTTGCCTTAGTTAACACGTTGCTGCTTACGTTGTGGCCTCCTCATATCAATGGGCTTCTTGGGAACTCAACGCACGACCTCCATGAAAATGTGACCGCGTCCCAATCGGACAGAagagtttttgtttatttgtttgtagcTGGGAAACTCCTTCCCTTCGCTATATCCGCGGTCTCATTAACCCTCCTGCTTGTGTCGCTCTCGCTCCACATCAGGCAAATGAGAGACAGCAGCCACTCCTCGCCCAATCTGGACAAATACTACACTGCCATCAAATCCATGATATTTTGCTTTCTGATCTATAGTATGCACATTGGCATTGGCTTTGCCGGGCTCCCATATTCTTTTTCTATGAATATCATATggatacaaataatgaaaaatctcTTTCCAACATTACATTCTCTTTTCCTTATAGTAGGGACGGTCAAGCTGAGGCGACAGTTCTGGCGTATAACCCAACGGGCGGCAAACTGCTTCTCAAGGGGGAGCTCCATGGAACTGACAGAGACAATTCCTCCCTAG
- the t2r3 gene encoding bitter taste receptor 3 yields MLFPIFFSIFITTMLILGLAVNASITIFILKAWSRDGKLKPNDKILTALCFIRFFLQCNFITEIFGMWLELIPLSEYKPRCIFYFIQLFMDFFSRWLSAWLAMLYYVKITIFKNPFFLQLQSLIPRITGYVIFISVFISFVPGLIYSLSAKQGFCEDAKGVNVTTNTDELLAFRIIAFFFGHSFPFMLEMLSSIYLLCTLFAHIRHTESYISNFTAPNMEAHWTVIRYIFLMNLLSMCNFFGNFFLWSFISSFIGRAVGYFLAFSYPTFHSVVLILSNPKMKREVVNMFHCATKLWSFSKQEPGTVTQ; encoded by the coding sequence ATGTTATTCccaattttcttttctattttcatTACCACAATGCTCATTTTAGGTCTGGCAGTCAATGCCTCCATcaccatttttattttgaaaGCCTGGTCAAGAGACGGAAAACTAAAGCCCAATGATAAAATCCTAACCGCCTTGTGCTTCATCAGGTTCTTCTTGCAATGCAACTTCATTACGGAAATCTTTGGAATGTGGCTGGAACTTATCCCTCTGTCGGAGTATAAACCGCGCTGTATCTTCTACTTCATCCAGCTGTTCATGGACTTCTTCAGCCGCTGGCTCAGCGCTTGGCTGGCCATGCTCTACTACGTGAAGATCACTATCTTTAAAAATCCTTTCTTCCTACAGCTTCAGTCTCTGATTCCCCGAATCACCGGATATGTGATCTTTATATCCGTGTTCATTTCCTTTGTACCGGGACTGATTTATTCCCTGAGTGCTAAACAGGGATTTTGTGAGGATGCCAAAGGCGTCAATGTGACAACAAACACGGATGAGTTACTGGCTTTCCGTATCATTGCCTTTTTCTTTGGACACAGCTTCCCCTTCATGCTAGAGATGCTTTCATCCATATATCTCCTCTGCACCCTGTTTGCCCACATCAGACACACCGAATCCTACATTTCCAACTTCACGGCGCCCAACATGGAAGCCCACTGGACTGTTATTAGGTACATTTTTCTAATGAATCTCTTGTCAATGTGCAATTTCTTTGGCAACTTTTTTCTCTGGTCCTTCATCTCCAGTTTTATTGGAAGAGCCGTTGGATACTTTCTAGCTTTCTCTTATCCTACCTTCCATTCAGTTGTCCTCATATTGTCCAACCCAAAGATGAAAAGAGAAGTAGTCAACATGTTCCATTGTGCAACAAAACTCTGGAGTTTCAGCAAGCAAGAACCAGGGACGGTTACCCAATGA